One window of the Solanum stenotomum isolate F172 chromosome 11, ASM1918654v1, whole genome shotgun sequence genome contains the following:
- the LOC125845046 gene encoding uncharacterized protein LOC125845046 — MNDNTSCLCYFHPKEVVVGVCALCLNERLLILASKQEKMIKKKKKKIIINLREKMKINNDDGEEHSRMHYLPKIFALTSFFNRLDIRHSRKETIHDIDVSSTCSYEDSFISIKFENNGVGSWEKGAVGTVPKLSLIKHCDNNNNNMSNKVALIEHVTKPRMQLRWRKRIGHIFHLIKLKRSSTKGGNANHVGTKLEGVKVRYGWIRTLTKRKTKQ; from the exons ATGAATGACAACACTAGTTGTTTGTGTTATTTCCATCCAAAAGAAGTGGTTGTGGGAGTATGTGCTTTGTGTTTGAATGAAAGACTCTTAATCTTAGCTTCTAAACAAGAAAAGAtgattaagaagaagaagaagaagattattattaatttaagagAAAAGATGAAGATTAATAATGATGATGGAGAAGAACATTCAAGAATGCATTATCTACCAAAGATATTTGCTTTAACCTCTTTTTTCAATCGTCTTGATATTAGACACTCACGCAAAGAGACTATTCATGATATTGATGTTTCTTCCACTTGTAGCTATGAAG aTTCTTTTATCTCAATAAAGTTTGAAAATAATGGAGTAGGCTCATGGGAGAAGGGAGCAGTTGGCACAGTACCAAAGTTGTCACTAATTAAGCATTGtgacaataacaataataatatgtcTAATAAAGTTGCATTAATAGAGCATGTTACAAAGCCACGTATGCAACTTAGGTGGCGAAAGCGGATTGGTCACATCTTCCATCTCATTAAATTAAAGAGATCATCTACCAAAGGTGGTAATGCTAATCATGTGGGCACCAAATTAGAAGGTGTGAAGGTGAGATATGGATGGATAAGGACTCTTACAAAGAGAAAAACCAAAcaatga